From Candidatus Paceibacterota bacterium:
ATAAGCAAAACTTTAGAACAGATTAAGATTGATTTATGCTACAATAAGCTGAACGTTAAATTATTGGGAGCTGGTTCTGGTTTTATTTACGGAGCAGAGGGCGTAACCCATCACGCTTTGGAAGACTTGGCTGTGATGCGTTCTTTGCCCAATATGACCATTGTGGCGCCAGGAGATGCTTTAGAAGCTGAAGCTTTGGCCAAGGCTTCAGTTGGTTTTAAAGGGCCTCTCTTTATCCGCTTCGGCCGGGATATTGATCCTGTTGTCCATGAAAAAGGTTTTCATTTTGAAATAGGCAAGGGGATTATTGTTAACGAAGGAAAAGACATTTGTTTGATAGCTATTGGCACCATGCTTTATCCTGGCAAGCTGGTTTGCGATATTTTGAAAAAGCAAGGATTGAATCCTACTTTAATTAGCATGCATACTTTAAAGCCATTGGACGAGAAACTGATTGAAGATTGCGCTAAGAAATACAAAGCTGTATTTACTTTTGAAGAGCATAACATTATTGGCGGTTTGGGCTCGGCAGTGGCTGAAGTTCTGGTTGGAAAGAGATATTCTGGAATTTTCCATCGATTTGGCATTCCGGATAAGTTTTCAGCTGATTTTGGGATCGGCGGCCCAAATTATTTATTAGAAAAGATTGGATTAACGCCAGAGAAGATAAGCGAAACTATTTTTAATGAAATTAAAAAAATATGAAGTTTAAGGTTCCTTTCGTAAATTACCAACTACAGTATCAGAATTCAAAGAAAGAAATGGATAATGTAATCCAGGGCGTTTTAAGCAGGGGAGATTTGATTTTGAGGCAGGATGTCGAAGAGTTTGAAAAGAATTTAGCTTTAGTTGCCGGCACGAAATATGCAGTTGGTTTGAATTCCGGAACAGATGCTTTAATTTTATCCTTGAGAGCAGCTGGCATTGGCCCAGGAGACGAGGTGATAACGGTTTCCCATACTTTTTTGGCTTCAATTGCTGCTATTGTTCATGTTGGGGCAAAACCTATTTTAATAGAAGTGAAAGAAGATTTTACGATTGATGTTGATAAAATAGAAGAGGTTCTGACAGAAAAAACAAAAGCCATAATGCCTGTTCATTTAAACGGCAGGGTTTGCCAAATGGATAAGTTAATGGATATTGCCAAAAAGCACAATTTAATTGTTGTTGAAGACGCTGCCCAGGCTTTAGAAGCTAAATTTAAAGGCAAGAGAGCAGGCTCTTTCGGCAAAGCCGGGTGTTTTAGCTTTTATCCGGCAAAGATTCTGGGAGCTTACGGCGATGCCGGGGGAGTAACGACTGACGATAAGGAAATTGCAGAAAAGATACGTCTTTTCAGAGACCACGGCCAGAAGACCCCCGCACCAGAGCAAGCACGGTACGGGGTAAAAAAAACAGAAGTTGTTTGTTACGGCTGGACCGCCCGTTTGGACAATCTCCAAGCAGCTGTTCTTAATGCTAAATTCAAGTATTTGCCAGAATGGATAAAAAGACGGAGGGAAATTGCTGCAATTTATGATAAAGGCTTAAGAGATGTTTCGGGGATTGAACTTCCGCCTGCTCCCGCCTTCGCCGAGGATTCGGCGGGCAGGTCTGATTTTGATGATAAACATTTTGACGTTTTTCAGAATTATGTTTTAAAAGCGCAAAAAAGAGACGAGCTTTTCAATTTTTTAAAGAAAAAAGGAGTGGAAACTTTGATTAAAGATCCGATTGCCAACCATCATCATCTAAATCTGGGGCTTTCTAGTTTCAAGCTGCCATATACGGAAAAACTGGCGAAAGAAGTTATTTCTCTGCCTCTTTATCCTGAATTGACCCAGGAGCAGATAGAATACGTTATTGAATGCGTTAAGAATTTTTATGCCAGGTAGTGAAAATATGAACAGCGTTTTTAAAAAAATATTATTTGAGAAAAGACCATTTGCCAAATTAGCTTTTTTTTCCGTTGCTGACGGGCTTTTGATTATGCTTTCTGTTATTCTGGCGTTTCTTGTCCGTTTTGAAGGATATATTCCTGCTCGTTATCTTTTAAACGTTGAAGGGATAATAATCTTATCCTTATTAATTACCCTTCTCATTTTCTATTTTCTTAAGCTTTATTATTTCACTTGGTCATATGTCAGTGCCGAAGAGCTGATTGCTTTGGTAAAAGGCGTTTTTTTAAGTTTTCTGGTTTTAACTGCCACTTTTTTCGTTTTAAGAGACCAGCCGATCTTCAGCGGTTTTCCGCGCTCTACTCTTTTTATCACTTATTTTTTTGTCTTTGTGCTTTGCGGCGGCCTTCGTTTTGGCAAAAGGGCTTTTTTGCAGCTTTTTCCCTCCAAAAAACAAGGCGAAAAAAAAAGAACTTTGATTGTTGGCGCTGGAGATGCTGGAGAGCAGCTTTTAAGAAGCATAGCAGTTTTTTCTTCCAGTCCTTATTTGCCTGTGGGGTTTGTCGATGACAGGCCGGCAAAGCTGGGAGCTTCGATTCACGGCTTGAAGGTTTTCGGCGCGATTAAAGATATTCCCAAGATTGTCAGGGAGAATAAAATTGAAGGATTGATTATTGCCATACCCTCGGCCGGTTCGCAGATTATCCAGGAAGCAGTTGAAAAAGGTAGGGAAGCAGGTCTAAGAAAGATAAAAATAGTTCCGCCAATAGAAGAATTGATTTCTGGTAGGGTAAGTATTGGCCAGCTTCGCGAAGTTGAAATCAGTGATTTATTGGACAGGGAAGTGGTTGTTTCCGAGCAAAAATCAATTGAGAATTTCATTAAAGACAAGACGATTTTAGTTACGGGAGCAGCCGGTTCCATCGGTTCCGAACTTTGCCGGCAGATAGCCAGATTCAAGCCTTTGTCTTTGATTATTTTGGATCAGGACGAAACAGGCATTTTTAATATTGCCGAAGAATTGGAAGATTCTTTTTTCAAGCTGAACAAGTCTTTTTTAATAGCTGATGTCAGGGACAAAGAAAAGATTGAGCGCATTTTTAAGGAATTTCATCCCAATATTGTCTTTCACGCAGCTGCTTACAAGCACGTGCCTTTGATGGAAGAGAATCCTGACGAAGCGGTTAAAAACAACGTTTTTGGCACAAAAATTGTTGCAGAAACTTCGTTAAAAAATGGAGTTGAAAGCCTTATTTTCGTTTCAACGGACAAAGCAGTAAACCCGACTTCAGTGATGGGAGCAACCAAAAGAATTGGGGAGATGATTTGCCAGATTTTCAGTCAAAGAAACTCAACCAGATTTATTTCAGTAAGATTTGGCAATGTTTTAGACAGCCGAGGAAGCGTTATTCCGATTTTTAGAGAAAAGATCAAGAAAAGAGAGCCGATAGAGGTTACTCATCCTGATATGACCAGATTCTTTATGACTACTCCTGAAGCCTGCCTTTTGGTCATGCAAGCAGGGGCAATGGGTCAAGGCGGAGAGGTTTTTGTTTTGGACATGGGCGATTCCGTTAAAATAGTGGACCTGGCGAAAAAAATGATCCAACTTTCAGGATTGAAGCCGGATGTGGACATCCCTATTGTTTTTACCAAGCCCAGGCCCGGAGAAAAGCTTTTTGAGGAGATTCTGACAGCTGAAGAAGGAACAATTGCTACCCATAACCAGAAGATTTTCATGGCAAAATTATCTGCGATTGATAAAGAGCGAATAGACATTAAGTTGTCAGAATTGAGAAAAGCAGCTGAAAGCGGGGACAAACAAACCACAATAAAGCTATTAAAGGAAATAATTCCTACTTATGCCCGTTAAAAACAATTTAGAAAAGATATATTTTAGAATCATTGAATGGGGGACTTATCTCGTTCTCCTCACTCCTTTTATTTTTATAAAGGATTATTTTTTTCCATTTGTTGTTCCCAAAACTATTTTTTTCAGAGTTATTGTTTGTATTATCTTTATTGCTTACATTCTACTGGCAACTGCCAATGCTAAATACAGACCGAGAATTACTCCTTTAACTGTAGTTATCTTTATTTTTTTAGGAGTGCTTGTTTTAGCTTCTATTACCGGTGTAAACTTTACAAGGAGTTTCTGGAGCGTTTTTGAGAGGATGGAAGGTCTGTTAACCTTTTTCCATCTTTTTGTCTTTTATATCGTTCTGACCAGTGTTTTTAAAGAAAGAAAATATTGGGAAAGAATTTTGTCTGTTTCAATCTTGATCGGCATTTTTATCGCTTTCAACGCTTTGACTTCAGATAATCCGGCCACTCGTGGAGGAGGGATGCTCGGCAATTCTGCGTTTTTTTCAGCTTACATTCTTTTTAATCTGTTTTTCGCCATAATCTTTCTTGTTACGAAAACAGGAGTTTGGCGGCTTTTTTATGGAACAGCTTTTGTCGTTTTTGTTTGTTCTTTGTTTTTTAATCCTGGCGATTTTATCAAGGGGGCGGTTGCCGCTTTTATCATCGGAATGATTATTTTGTTGTTTGGCTTTTTGTTGACCGTTCTGTTTCTGTCCGACCAGAAAAAGCTCAAAATCATTGTTCTTTCTTTAATAATTTTATTCATTCTGGGAGCGTTTGGCTTTTCCCAGTTTGATTTTGTTAAGGAAAGAATGGATAAATTATGGCAGTCAAATAGCGTTCAGGCGAGATTAGTGGTTTGGGACATGGGTTGGCAGGGCTGGCAGGAAAGATTTTGGCTTGGCTGGGGCTTGGAGAATTTCAATGTTCCTTTTACCAAACATTATAACCCTGAGCTTCCTCTTTCTGGCGACATTTGGTATGACAGGGTCCATAATATTGTTTTAGACACGGGAATCAATTCCGGGATTGTCGGATTGTTAAGCTATCTGTCTGTTTTCGGCGTTGCTATTTTTGGTTTGTTAAGGCTTTTATCAAGGGTAAGCGAGAAAAAGAACATTATTGTTCCTTTGGCTATGATTGCTTTATTTTTCGCTTATTTTTCCCAAAACCTTTTTGTTTTTGATATGGTTTCAACTTATATGATGTTTTTCTTGAGCTTGGCTTTTGCCGGTTTTTTAATTTCTTCAGGAAAAGAAGAAGCGAAAGAAAAGATTATTCCTTTGCCTTCTTTTGTCGGCGGCTTTTTGATAATTTTAACTGTCTTTACGCTTTTTGTCGGCAATATCCAGGTTGCCAGAGCTTCAAAGTATGTTCTCAAGGGAATAATTTCTCCCTTGGAACAATCCATTTCCTATTTTCAAAAAGCTTTTAAAGCTTCGCCAATGGTGCAGTTTGAAGGACCTGAGCAGTTTGGTTCAAGGATTAACGCATTATCTTTGCAGTCCAATCAGAATAAAGAACTGTTAAGCCAGGGATTTGGTTTGGCTGAAGAAGAATTTAAAAAAAGCATTACCCAGAATCCTTTGGATTTCCGTCTCCAGCTGTTTTTAGGAAGGCACTATACTAATTTTTATCAATTTTCTGGCGATAAAGAAAAACTGGCGTTGGCTGAAAAAGCCTTGAACAAGGCAGTTGAATTAAGCCCGGGAAACCAGCAAGCTTATTTCATTCTGGCCCAAAATTTTCTTTTGCAGGGCGACTACGAAAAAGCTATTGAGATTTTTCAGAAAGCAGTTGCAATGGAGCCTCGTCTCGCCCAGTCCCATTGGTATTTGTTTAAAGCTTACAGGATAGCGGGAAAATACGATTTAGCTCTTTCCGAACTGAAAGAAGTGGAGGATTTGGGATTCAGTTGGCAGGGCGATGCTTCCACCTTGAAAGAAGGCATAGAGGTTCTCAAGGCTATTAGCGTTAATCAAGATGTTTTAATCGCCCTTTATGAGAAAGGAGCAGAACTTGATCCTAAAGATTATTCTTTCTGGATGAACTTGGCTGAAAGTTATGCGGCAACGGGCCAGAAGGAAAAAGCGAAAAATGCGGCTGAAAATCTTTTGCAATTGAAACCTGAACTTTCTTCCCAGGTTGAGCAGTTTTTGGAAGAATTGGGTTATTAGCTACTGATGTATTGACAAATTTTGCTTTATTTGCTATCATTGATTCAGTGAGTGCGACCCGAAAGGGCTCCATTCAAAAGTCGGCGAAAAACCTCCCTTAAGCGAGGTTTTTTGCTTTTTAAAAGACAAAAACCCAAAAAGCTTTTTGGGTTCTTGAGAGGGCCAGCGAGTTTACTCCAAAACAAAGTCTTTAGTGAGTGCTGTCCGCTGACCCAATATCATTTTAGCAATTTTTCTGTTAAAATACAAAAATGGACATCAATAAGTTTTTGCCGGCAGTCAAAAAAAATGTTTTATTGAAAAACCACACTGCTTTTAAGATTGGCGGGCCAGCCAGATATTTTTTTGAAGCAAAGAATAAAAACGATTTGCTTCTGGCGCTGAAAACGGCAAAAAGATTTAATTTGCCTTTTTTTATTCTGGGTGGAGGAAGCAACCTACTGGTTTCAGACAAAGGCTATAAGGGACTGGTGATAAAAATATTGAACAATAAATACAAAATACTGGACGGAAAGATCTCAACAGAAACAGGAGCGGCTTTGAGTCGTTTGGTAAACGCTTCAGCCAATCTTGGTTTATCCGGGTTAGAATGGGCCTCCGGGATTCCTGGAACGGTCGGTGGCGCTGTTTTAGGCAATGCCGGATCTTTTGGCAAATCAATGAAAGACACAGTTAAAAAAGTTGAAGTTATTGATTTGAAAACCTTGAAATTCAAAACCTATAATTTGAAAGACTGCAAGTTTAGTTATCGGGAAAGCGTTTTCAAGAGAAAAAAGAATTTAATTATCGCCTCAGTAATTTTAAAATTAAAAAAAGGAAAGAAGTTGGAAATCAAAAAGAAAATGGCAGAATGCATCGCTTTTAAAAAACAAAGTCAGCCTTTGAATTATCCTTCGGCAGGTTCTGTTTTTAAAAACCCTAGCAGAAAATATGTCGCTCGGCAGGGCGAAGAGGATGAATCCTCTTCTTCAACCATCGCTGCGGCTTGGCAGGGCGAAGAGGATGAATCCTCTTCTTCAACCATCGCTGCGGCTTGGCAGGGCGAAGAGGATGAATCCTCTTCTTCAACCATCGCTGCGGCTCGGTTGATTGAAGATTGCGGTTTGAAAGGAAAAACAATCGGTAGGGCAAAAATTTCCGAGAAGCACGCCAATTTTATCGTTAACTTGGGCGGAGCGAGCGCTGGAAACGTAAAAAAATTGATAAATTTGGCGAAAAAATCAGTAAAAAAGAAGTTTTCAGTGTCGCTGCGCGAGGAAATTCAGCTTTTAGGTTTTTAAAATTTGATTTTTCATTTTTGTTTTGATTTTTCAGTTTTCCACACTTGACAAAGTTTCTCAAAATGAAAAAATATACTAATGGATGCGAATAGTTAGTCGACTATTTGCTGAGACTCTTTAAAAATCGTTACCATTCTCATGGCAAAGAAAAAGAAAGCAAAGAAAAAGAAGAAATAGTTTTTCTCCCCCTCACTTTTAAAAGGTGAGGGGTTGTTTTTTATTCTTTACAAATTTTTTTTAAAATGATAAAAGAAATATTAGAATAGTTTTTATTAGATAATCGGTTAATCGCTTTTTGTTTAACTCTTTGTTTTTTCTCGATGATATATCGGGATTAGCTGGGGGGAGTTTGTAAACTTCCCTATGGTGGGCGAAGAGGATTTTGTCCTCTTCTTCACCTTCGCTTCCATAAATGGAAGCTCGGTAAGCGATTGACTATAATATTATGACTGGCAAAACAAAGAGATCCACTCAATGGGTCACAAAATCAAAAAAACAAAAATACGCTGGCATTCATTTGATTGCTGAATTTTGGAATGGAGAAATTATTGAAGACCCCAAAAAAATCAAAAAAATCCTAATAGCAGCAGTTAAAGAAGCAAAAAGTGCTCCTTTAAAAGTGGTAATTCATAAATTTTCACCCCAGGGCCTGACCGGGGTTGTTTTGTTGAAAGAGTCTCATCTCGCTATCCACGCCTGGCCTGAATTTAATTATGTGGCAATTGATATTTTTACCTGCGGGGACCGGGCAAAACCCCACAAAGCTTTGCAGTATTTGAGGAAAAAATTAAAGCCTAAAAAAGTTGAAATACAAGAGATAAAAAGAGGAAGAATAAATGCCCTATGAAAAAAAGAAAGAAAAAGTCGAACCGAAAGATTTTCGGAAAAGAATTAACAATAGATTTAAAAGATTGTGATCCCAAGACAATCAGGTCTGCCAAAAAAATAAAAGAGTACGCAGCTGGAATTTGCAAGGAGATAAATATTAAGCCTTATGGAAAAACTATCGTTGAGAGATTTGCTTTACATATTGATTATGCCGCGGGATATTCTTTGGTACAGTTGATTCAATCCAGTCTCGTCAGTGCTCATTTTTCCGAACTTTGGAATAGGGCTTATATAAACCTTTTTTCCTGTAGTAATTTTGATAAAAAAAGAGCTGTTAAATTCTCAAAGAAATTTTTTAAAGCGAGAGTCTTTAAACAAAAGACTTCCATTCGCTAAATTTTTATTTTATGAAAAAAGGTATTTTACGTTTCAAAAAAAGCAAATGGTTTTTTGAAGAAGATGTTCCTTATGATGTTTCAAGGATTAAAATCGGTATGGAGATAAAAAGGAAAATTTATTCCGGGAGATCCGACTACCAAAGGATAGAATTTTTTGATACTTATGCTTACGATAGGATTTTGGTTCTTGACGGAATTCTACAGACCTCAGAAAAAGATGAATTTATATATCATGAAATGCTTTGCCAGTTGCCGATGTTTTTGCACAAGAACCCAAAAAGAATTTTGATTATCGGCGGCGGAGACGGAGGATCCTTGGAAGAAGTATTGAAACACAAGATAGAAAAAGTTTGGATGGCGGAAATAGACGAAAAAGTCATTGAACTTTCAAAAAAATATATTTCTTCGATTTCAAAAGGAGCTTTTAAGAATAAGAAAGCGGAAATAATTATCGGCGACGGGAAAAAATATATAAAAAGACACAAAAATTTCTTTGATGTTATCATTCTTGATCTTTCTGATCCCCTTGGCCCTTCAAAAGAGCTGATTTCCCTAAATTTTTATCAAAATGTAAAAAGGGCCCTGAGAAAAGACGGCGTAGTATCTATTCAGTCAGGTTCCCTGAACGACCAACCGGAGTTGGTGAGTAAGATTTTCGGCAGAATAAAGAAAATATTTCCATTTGCAGATATTCACTGGGCAGTAGTTCCTTCTTATCAAACTGGAGAATATAGTTTTATTATTGGAGCGAAAGAAAATTTAGGAAAATTAACGCAAAAAGACCTTCAGAAAAAATACAAGAAATCAAAATTAAAACTGAAATACTTTAGTCCGGAAATTTATTTTGCTTCCAGAGTTTTGCCGAAATATCTGGCAGAAAAAATAGGGAAATAAAAAATATTTTGACCATTTGGAGATTAGCTGCGTTTTTGCAGTCATTTTTTAGTTTACAAAATGAGGATTTTTGTGTATAATTTAAAGGATATTATGTCAGTTATTGGTAAATTTTTCGGCGACGCTAACGAAAAATATTTAAAAAAGCTGGAGCCGGTCATAAAGAAAATAAATTCTCTCGAAAAAGAATTCGAGGGATTTTCTGGTGAAAAATTAAAAGAAAAGACAAAAGAATTCAAAGAAAGATTAGCTAAGGGAGAAAGCTTGGATAGCATACTTCCTGAAGCTTTTGCTCTTGTCAGGGAAGCTTCAAAAAAGACTCTCAATCAAAAGCATTTTGACGTCCAGCTTATCGGTGGCATTGTTCTGCACCAGGGGAAAATCGCTGAAATGAAAACAGGAGAGGGAAAGACTCTGGCCGCTACCCTTCCTTTGTATTTGAACGCCTTAGAAAGAAAAGGCTGCCATTTGGTTACGGTCAACGATTATCTGGCACGCAGAGATACTGTTTGGATGGGGCAAGTCTATAATGCTTTGGATTTGTCAGTGGCTTGCATAGTTCACGACACTGCTTTCATATATGATGCTGATTTCAAGCAGGAAAACGATGGACAGGACAAAGAAAGGGATGTTGTCGGCGGATTTAAAATTATTGAAAGTTATTTGAGGCCATGTTCGAGGAAAGAAGCTTACGAAGCTGACATTACTTACGGGACAAACAACGAGTTTGGTTTTGATTATTTGCGCGACAATATGGTTTACGATTTATCCCAGCAATCGCAGAGAGGATTCAATTTTGCCATAGTTGATGAAGTTGACTCGATTTTGATAGATGAGGCGAGAACGCCTTTGATCATTTCTGCTCCTGACACTGAAAGCTCTAAATTCTACCAGGAGTTTGCCAAAATTACTCCCAAGCTTGATCCTCAGGAAGATTATGAGATTGATGAGAAAATGAAAGCTGTCACTTTGACCGAAAAGGGCATCAACAAAGTTGAAAAGATTTTGGGGTTGGAAAATATTTACGAGGAAAGGGGAATAAAATATTTGCATTATCTTGAGCAGTCATTGCGGGCCCAGACGCTTTTTAAAAGAGACAAAGATTACGTGGTAAAAGACGGAGAAGTTATCATCGTTGATGAATTTACCGGCAGGATGATGCCGGGAAGAAGATGGTCTGGCGGCCTTCACCAGGCAGTTGAGGCAAAAGAAGGGGTTTTAGTTAATTCTGAATCTTTGACTTTGGCTTCAATCACTTTCCAGAATTACTTTAGAATGTACAAGAAACTGGCCGGCATGACAGGAACCGCTTCCACTTCGGCTGAAGAATTTGATAGAGTGTATGGCTTGGAAGTAATAACCGTTCCGACGAACAAGCCGCTTCAGAGAATTGATATGCCGGACAGGATTTACAAAGCAGAAAATGGGAAATTCGATGCCGTGGTTCAGGAAATTAAAGGAAAGCATAAATTCGGCCAGCCGGTTTTGGTCGGCACCACTTCAATCGAAAAGAACGAGTATCTCGGCAAACTGTTGGACAGAGAGGGAGTGCCCCACCAGATTTTAAACGCAAAGCAGCATGAAAAAGAAGGAGAAATCATTGCCCAG
This genomic window contains:
- the murB gene encoding UDP-N-acetylmuramate dehydrogenase; amino-acid sequence: MDINKFLPAVKKNVLLKNHTAFKIGGPARYFFEAKNKNDLLLALKTAKRFNLPFFILGGGSNLLVSDKGYKGLVIKILNNKYKILDGKISTETGAALSRLVNASANLGLSGLEWASGIPGTVGGAVLGNAGSFGKSMKDTVKKVEVIDLKTLKFKTYNLKDCKFSYRESVFKRKKNLIIASVILKLKKGKKLEIKKKMAECIAFKKQSQPLNYPSAGSVFKNPSRKYVARQGEEDESSSSTIAAAWQGEEDESSSSTIAAAWQGEEDESSSSTIAAARLIEDCGLKGKTIGRAKISEKHANFIVNLGGASAGNVKKLINLAKKSVKKKFSVSLREEIQLLGF
- the secA gene encoding preprotein translocase subunit SecA; amino-acid sequence: MSVIGKFFGDANEKYLKKLEPVIKKINSLEKEFEGFSGEKLKEKTKEFKERLAKGESLDSILPEAFALVREASKKTLNQKHFDVQLIGGIVLHQGKIAEMKTGEGKTLAATLPLYLNALERKGCHLVTVNDYLARRDTVWMGQVYNALDLSVACIVHDTAFIYDADFKQENDGQDKERDVVGGFKIIESYLRPCSRKEAYEADITYGTNNEFGFDYLRDNMVYDLSQQSQRGFNFAIVDEVDSILIDEARTPLIISAPDTESSKFYQEFAKITPKLDPQEDYEIDEKMKAVTLTEKGINKVEKILGLENIYEERGIKYLHYLEQSLRAQTLFKRDKDYVVKDGEVIIVDEFTGRMMPGRRWSGGLHQAVEAKEGVLVNSESLTLASITFQNYFRMYKKLAGMTGTASTSAEEFDRVYGLEVITVPTNKPLQRIDMPDRIYKAENGKFDAVVQEIKGKHKFGQPVLVGTTSIEKNEYLGKLLDREGVPHQILNAKQHEKEGEIIAQAGKLGQVTIATNMAGRGVDIVLGGNPFDAEQAEKVKELGGLHVIGTERHEARRIDNQLRGRTARQGDNGSSQFFVSLEDDLMRIFASDKIKSLMNVLKIPEDQPIEAKMVSGAIESAQGKIEGMNFDLRKHILDYDDVMNKHREIIYKKRKEILEKADEGGLKPQILEMLKKHGQKEEDYEKKEKEFGSEKMRQVEKIVSLRILDSLWLEHLENMDHLRDSVRLRAYGQQDPLIEYKSEGHRIFQDLLKRIEAGIANTILKVTLVEQPQQPQQPVQFSGSKKNPGRNDPCPCGSGKKFKKCHGK
- the speD gene encoding adenosylmethionine decarboxylase, with the translated sequence MTGKTKRSTQWVTKSKKQKYAGIHLIAEFWNGEIIEDPKKIKKILIAAVKEAKSAPLKVVIHKFSPQGLTGVVLLKESHLAIHAWPEFNYVAIDIFTCGDRAKPHKALQYLRKKLKPKKVEIQEIKRGRINAL
- the speE gene encoding polyamine aminopropyltransferase, translated to MKKGILRFKKSKWFFEEDVPYDVSRIKIGMEIKRKIYSGRSDYQRIEFFDTYAYDRILVLDGILQTSEKDEFIYHEMLCQLPMFLHKNPKRILIIGGGDGGSLEEVLKHKIEKVWMAEIDEKVIELSKKYISSISKGAFKNKKAEIIIGDGKKYIKRHKNFFDVIILDLSDPLGPSKELISLNFYQNVKRALRKDGVVSIQSGSLNDQPELVSKIFGRIKKIFPFADIHWAVVPSYQTGEYSFIIGAKENLGKLTQKDLQKKYKKSKLKLKYFSPEIYFASRVLPKYLAEKIGK
- a CDS encoding O-antigen ligase family protein, whose amino-acid sequence is MPVKNNLEKIYFRIIEWGTYLVLLTPFIFIKDYFFPFVVPKTIFFRVIVCIIFIAYILLATANAKYRPRITPLTVVIFIFLGVLVLASITGVNFTRSFWSVFERMEGLLTFFHLFVFYIVLTSVFKERKYWERILSVSILIGIFIAFNALTSDNPATRGGGMLGNSAFFSAYILFNLFFAIIFLVTKTGVWRLFYGTAFVVFVCSLFFNPGDFIKGAVAAFIIGMIILLFGFLLTVLFLSDQKKLKIIVLSLIILFILGAFGFSQFDFVKERMDKLWQSNSVQARLVVWDMGWQGWQERFWLGWGLENFNVPFTKHYNPELPLSGDIWYDRVHNIVLDTGINSGIVGLLSYLSVFGVAIFGLLRLLSRVSEKKNIIVPLAMIALFFAYFSQNLFVFDMVSTYMMFFLSLAFAGFLISSGKEEAKEKIIPLPSFVGGFLIILTVFTLFVGNIQVARASKYVLKGIISPLEQSISYFQKAFKASPMVQFEGPEQFGSRINALSLQSNQNKELLSQGFGLAEEEFKKSITQNPLDFRLQLFLGRHYTNFYQFSGDKEKLALAEKALNKAVELSPGNQQAYFILAQNFLLQGDYEKAIEIFQKAVAMEPRLAQSHWYLFKAYRIAGKYDLALSELKEVEDLGFSWQGDASTLKEGIEVLKAISVNQDVLIALYEKGAELDPKDYSFWMNLAESYAATGQKEKAKNAAENLLQLKPELSSQVEQFLEELGY
- a CDS encoding DegT/DnrJ/EryC1/StrS family aminotransferase; this translates as MKFKVPFVNYQLQYQNSKKEMDNVIQGVLSRGDLILRQDVEEFEKNLALVAGTKYAVGLNSGTDALILSLRAAGIGPGDEVITVSHTFLASIAAIVHVGAKPILIEVKEDFTIDVDKIEEVLTEKTKAIMPVHLNGRVCQMDKLMDIAKKHNLIVVEDAAQALEAKFKGKRAGSFGKAGCFSFYPAKILGAYGDAGGVTTDDKEIAEKIRLFRDHGQKTPAPEQARYGVKKTEVVCYGWTARLDNLQAAVLNAKFKYLPEWIKRRREIAAIYDKGLRDVSGIELPPAPAFAEDSAGRSDFDDKHFDVFQNYVLKAQKRDELFNFLKKKGVETLIKDPIANHHHLNLGLSSFKLPYTEKLAKEVISLPLYPELTQEQIEYVIECVKNFYAR
- a CDS encoding polysaccharide biosynthesis protein — protein: MNSVFKKILFEKRPFAKLAFFSVADGLLIMLSVILAFLVRFEGYIPARYLLNVEGIIILSLLITLLIFYFLKLYYFTWSYVSAEELIALVKGVFLSFLVLTATFFVLRDQPIFSGFPRSTLFITYFFVFVLCGGLRFGKRAFLQLFPSKKQGEKKRTLIVGAGDAGEQLLRSIAVFSSSPYLPVGFVDDRPAKLGASIHGLKVFGAIKDIPKIVRENKIEGLIIAIPSAGSQIIQEAVEKGREAGLRKIKIVPPIEELISGRVSIGQLREVEISDLLDREVVVSEQKSIENFIKDKTILVTGAAGSIGSELCRQIARFKPLSLIILDQDETGIFNIAEELEDSFFKLNKSFLIADVRDKEKIERIFKEFHPNIVFHAAAYKHVPLMEENPDEAVKNNVFGTKIVAETSLKNGVESLIFVSTDKAVNPTSVMGATKRIGEMICQIFSQRNSTRFISVRFGNVLDSRGSVIPIFREKIKKREPIEVTHPDMTRFFMTTPEACLLVMQAGAMGQGGEVFVLDMGDSVKIVDLAKKMIQLSGLKPDVDIPIVFTKPRPGEKLFEEILTAEEGTIATHNQKIFMAKLSAIDKERIDIKLSELRKAAESGDKQTTIKLLKEIIPTYAR
- a CDS encoding S-adenosylmethionine decarboxylase codes for the protein MKKRKKKSNRKIFGKELTIDLKDCDPKTIRSAKKIKEYAAGICKEINIKPYGKTIVERFALHIDYAAGYSLVQLIQSSLVSAHFSELWNRAYINLFSCSNFDKKRAVKFSKKFFKARVFKQKTSIR